GTTGAAAATTATCGTTATAGCAAGGCAAGAGGCAAGAGTAAAGAAGTTTTCAGCGATTTTACGTTTCTTTACACAGTTTGGTTTTATTGTGTTCACCTACTTAGTTGTTAGTTGCTAAGGATAGGAAAGAATTTTGTTAATTATTAGTCCGCTTGAAGACAAGTATTGATTAATTCCTCAACTCCCGCTACAGGGAAAATACTGACATTTAATTTTTGAGATACTTCTGCAACCGTCATATCATCTAAAAATACCAATTCTCCATGCTTCAGCATGACGCTAGGTAATAAAATTCCCTCTCCTAAATCTTGCCCTTTTAAGTTTAAAAGTAAATCATGTCCGGTTAATAAACCAGTCACACTGATACTTTGTCCCCAATAATCGCTAGATAAAGCTCGCATATTCACTTCTAAACCCGTGACAGTATTTAACTGTTCTACCAAGGGTTGAAATGCTGTTTCCACTGCATTACCGACAACCCAAGTTAATCTGCGTTGATTGGTAATTTTTGGTGGTAATAACTCAGTTGCAGTTTGGGTAAACTGTTTAATAAATAAGCGAATTGAACCTACACCATTATCAATTTGCGGATATTCTTCATATTCAGCTTCAGTAGGTAATTCCTCCCCAGCAATTAAAAACCATTCATCAGCTAACCAGACGACACTAGAATTATATTCTTGGCGAAATTCCTGGGAGAGTAATTTAACTTGATAGATTACCTCTTGGGCTTTTTCCCGCGTCACAGGTATGAGTTCATCTTCCTGGGGACGAAACCGCGTCAAACCCACCGGGACAACTGCTATTGATGCTACCGTTGGTAATTCTCCAGTATGAAAAGATGTTAAATCCCGCAATGTCCTCTCTAAATGTTCACCATCATTTATACCAGGACAGACAACAACTTGAGCATGAATTTGCAATCTTCGTTCTTGAAACCATTTAATTTGTGATAATATTTCCCCGGCACGATTATTTTTTAAAAGTCTAATTCTCACATCTGGTTCCGTGGAATGCACGGAAACATAGAGAGGTGATAACCGCATTTGTTCAATTCTTTGCCATTCTCTCGCGGTTAAATTCGTTAAAGTTAGATAAGAACCATATAAAAAGCTTAGGCGATAATCATCATCTTTTAAATATAAACTAGTTCGTTTTCCTGGTGGTTGTTGATCAATAAAGCAAAAGGGACAACGGTTATTGCACTGAATCAACCCATCAAATAAAGCTGTAGCAAATTCCAGTCCTAAATCATCATCATAATCCTTTTCAATTTCGACATGATGGGTTTTCCCCGTCGCATCTAAAACTTCTAATTCGAGAATTTCATCAGCACATAAAAATTGATAATCAATTAAATCACGGGGTTGTGTGCCATTAATAGCCACAATCGCATCACCGGCTGTAAAGCCAATTTCCTCCGCAATTGAGTCAGGTAGCACCTTGGTAATTTTCGCAGGTTGAATGGTAGTCATTAGTCAGTTGTCAGTTGTCAGTTCTCAGTTGTCAGGAAAGGTTGGAGGACAGAAGGAATTTATTTGGAAGTCCCTTGTCCCCTATTTTCCAGATTTCAACTACTCTAACTATTTTTTAACATTCCCGCAGCGATCGCACTTAATATTGTTGCTCCAAATGCCAACCGATACCAAACAAATATCCAAGTATTCTTGGTTTGCAGATAACGCAACAGCCAAGCAATAGAGATATAAGAAAAAACAAACGCAGATAATGTCCCTACACCTACCACAACTAGGTCAATTTTCCCCAATGCCTCCTTCAAAAACTGATACACGGTAGCAAGTGTTAAAGTCGGAATACCTAAAAGAAAAGAAAATCTAGCGGCTGTTTGCCTTTCTAAGCCGAGAAACAAGGCTGTAGTTAAAGTTGAACCCGAACGAGACGCACCAGGGGCTAAAGCCATCATTTGTCCGATCCCAATCAACAAACCATCACGAATTGTTAGGGTGCTAAAATCTCGCTTATGACTGCCCAGTTTTTCCGATGCACCTAATAACAGCGACATAACAATTGATACTATTGCAATAGAAGTCATACTGTTAATAGCTGAATCTTCGCTATTTAATGCTTTTTTCAGGACAAATCCGCCGATTACAGCAGGTAAAGTTCCTATAGCTATGCCTACTAACAATTTCCATTCTTCCTGTTCCCAGTCTTTTTGTTGAAAAGCCTTGAAACCTCCAGTTAATATCTGTTTAATATCTGTCCAAAAATAAATTAATACCGCTATGACACTACCAAATTGAATTGTTGCCAGAAAAGCTTTTGAACTCAATTCCTGCCAATGAAAAACCTTGGTAAACACCTCTAAATGAGCCGTGCTGCTAATGGGTAAAAACTCTGTAATCCCTTGAACTATACCCAAAATAAAAGCCTGAAAAATTAACTGAATCAGATTCCCTTCCGGTACTCCTACCTGTAACAGTTGCCATGATAGTAAATTTATACTATTCACTTCTAAGATTGTTGTCATTAACAAAACTCCCAAAATCAATGCGTAATTCTAGCAAACTATCCAACTTTACTTGGTTGTTGTCAGTCTGTTTAGACAAAATCTTATCAGCGCAGTAAGTAGGTTGGCGTTGAAAATTGTCG
The DNA window shown above is from Anabaena sp. WA102 and carries:
- a CDS encoding TIGR03279 family radical SAM protein, yielding MTTIQPAKITKVLPDSIAEEIGFTAGDAIVAINGTQPRDLIDYQFLCADEILELEVLDATGKTHHVEIEKDYDDDLGLEFATALFDGLIQCNNRCPFCFIDQQPPGKRTSLYLKDDDYRLSFLYGSYLTLTNLTAREWQRIEQMRLSPLYVSVHSTEPDVRIRLLKNNRAGEILSQIKWFQERRLQIHAQVVVCPGINDGEHLERTLRDLTSFHTGELPTVASIAVVPVGLTRFRPQEDELIPVTREKAQEVIYQVKLLSQEFRQEYNSSVVWLADEWFLIAGEELPTEAEYEEYPQIDNGVGSIRLFIKQFTQTATELLPPKITNQRRLTWVVGNAVETAFQPLVEQLNTVTGLEVNMRALSSDYWGQSISVTGLLTGHDLLLNLKGQDLGEGILLPSVMLKHGELVFLDDMTVAEVSQKLNVSIFPVAGVEELINTCLQAD
- a CDS encoding undecaprenyl-diphosphate phosphatase, translating into MTTILEVNSINLLSWQLLQVGVPEGNLIQLIFQAFILGIVQGITEFLPISSTAHLEVFTKVFHWQELSSKAFLATIQFGSVIAVLIYFWTDIKQILTGGFKAFQQKDWEQEEWKLLVGIAIGTLPAVIGGFVLKKALNSEDSAINSMTSIAIVSIVMSLLLGASEKLGSHKRDFSTLTIRDGLLIGIGQMMALAPGASRSGSTLTTALFLGLERQTAARFSFLLGIPTLTLATVYQFLKEALGKIDLVVVGVGTLSAFVFSYISIAWLLRYLQTKNTWIFVWYRLAFGATILSAIAAGMLKNS